The Uranotaenia lowii strain MFRU-FL unplaced genomic scaffold, ASM2978415v1 HiC_scaffold_157, whole genome shotgun sequence genome contains the following window.
TCACACGCTCAGACTTTTCGGCAGGGTTCGCATGCTGCCGAGAATGAACACTATGTTGTTCATCTTCCTCTTCCATGAGGGATTCCTCGATGATCCGGTAGCGCTCCTTAACATAGGCCTTTTCGATCCTTTTCTCGATCTCCTTTTCTTCCTCCAGGCGCTTTAGCTCCAAATTGAGCTTTGCTTTTCGGACGGAAGATGAAGTCCGCGCTGATATCGTTTTCGTCGGAAGAGGAAGGCACTTGCTGCAAGTCCATGGCCTATTTGAAACGCCAGCGCTAACACCAGCGCACGAAAGATGCCACCAGCAATTGCACTGATCACAGGCCACCATATTGTCCGCTGAATCCGGACGATCGCAGGCAACACAACTgctcgagttgtcctgattggTGGTGTTGAAATCATCCTCGCTCGATGAGTGAACCGTCGCCATCGGATGAATATTTGAAGAATTGTTAGCGAGAGTCAAAGTCGCCGGAGCGAACTGTATTCGATAGTAACAATTTTTGTATGAACAAATTGTGAACAAACTTCAAATCTAAAAGGTGGAAGAGGAAATTAGACAAAATTCTTTCTACAAACCTATGCGACTACTCACATTCAGTCAACCGGCCTATACTTTGGCTGACCTCCTCACTAACCTAAGCACAACTCTGTGCTACTGGAACTTGCAGATTGGAAAGCCTGTTGGTAGATATAGGTTAAGTACAATGCAGTTACAATTTAATAAAGAATACTTTACCGAAACTGTTCGGTCGGATTCACGAAAGAATCTATGCGGACCTGTCCATGCAAGCCTATCTTGCCCTATAATTTCAAGTTTAGTGTTACAATACATATTTGATTAGAAAACAATCTGAACTTACGGTTCGTACAATTATTGCAGGCCGGTGGATTGAGTACCTTCCGGCTGTATCTACGCACTTCGATGCGAGCTCTCTATAAGCGGCCACTAAACCTTCCCTTTCCAATCTGCCTATCTATCAACTTTAAACTTTCTTTCTAAATTTGTCACTCCACTATTTTTTCCTCTTCCGAAACTATGAACCACGCGCTTTTTTTCTTCCTCCTATAATGATCTCTTCTTTTACTTCTTTCTCCTCTTGGTTTTTTCACGCTCATCGAGAACTGTCACACATTGAGGTGTCGTCAGCTCCGTCTAATTGCCCTTGTGGcaacatatttcaaaaataaatattaggtaactccctatttatttcaaataaatgccaattttttcatgaattgtgttttttttaaagtaattattatcgaagaaaccaatcaaacaaacaagcatttaccttttaaatcagtgaatgggaaaacggtattatttactattctgctaggtgaattgaaaaaaggtaaaatttacctttttgctaggtgaatgaaaaaaaggtaaaatttacctcgaaagcggggtggaaaaaattcacctcgcaaaaaggtaaattttaccttttttttattttccgtgtataaGAGCACCTAAAGCCCATTTTTGAGAACGATAAAAAAGCAAATCAATTACTTCGATTAGaatgtttctttttaaatcaaaatatatttttttggtgtAGAGTGTATGTCGAGCAGTTTTGTGCGTCGGTCGATTGAAATTATGACGTCACcgcggtaaaaaaaaatccgaagctGTCACTAATGAACACCATGAACTCCTTTGGCCAAAATAAGCGcatttttcaatatgtcctagtTTCTTACAATGGACATGCACAATTTTGATTGAATCGGTTGAACTTAGTTTAgaaattaattacaaaattttaggtATACCCCGTTTTGGAATATTGATGTTAAAATCATCATTGGAAAAACTAATAAttatgaaataatgtttttttttaaatttagaagaccttctgaaaaatcaattgaaaaatttcgtttctcGGAGAACATCGTGAATCGTTattaacattttagaaattatcgtatttttatcgataaattttcttgtacatctcaaatcaaaagattgaagccacatttttaagttttgctaATGTTGAGGTAAACGACACAGTTTCATAAAAATGGGTGAGCCGTCAAAATCGGACAAAGGCAAGATCAGCTTCGTGCCAGCTGGATATGATAGCGTAAATATAAAAGACTCTGTTGAAATTCtctgaaaattatttcaatgtatttttttaggAAGATTCAGAAGACGAGTACAATATTATGCCGTCGACTTCACGTACTCCTTCGTACGGAACGAGCACCGGATCGGGGCCAGGATCTGCCTTGTTCCCCGAATGTTTGGAGGATGAGCGGATAAAAATTGTGCCACACATTGGCTGGCACGCTGGGCTCCATGATCGAGACTTTGATATCGACCTGGACGATAGCATCGCCAACTGGTTCGAGGGCTTCCGAGAGAATTTCAAAACCTTCAAGCGGGGACCGATAATCTCGAAGCAGCTGCAGATGTTCTACATGAACACCCAGAATCCGTTCCAATGGGCATTGAAACTGTTTGCCAACTGTCCGGATCATAACTCCGCCAAGGGTAACTCGCTAGCATATATAGGTGAGTCTTTTTCGGGATGTTTGATTGATATTTATGGTTTGAAATTCGAATTACTCAATTTTAGTTATCGAAGAATTGGCCACCTTCAAGCAGCATAACAATCCCCCAACAGATCAGCTTCTCGATGATAACCTACGGATGGTGGCATTCAACTTCGTGGCTAAGCACGGCCATAGCGTGCTTTTCAGGCTGGTGGTGGACACGTTTGAGTTGCTCAAGAGAGCTCAGATGTTTGTTCCCAAAATTTGGGGCATGCTTGAAAGAAAGCAGTACAAAGAGGCCGGCCAGGTGGCGACAGATTTGCAATTGTTTGACGAATTCGACGAACACGCCTTCGTCATTCCACTTTTCCTACAGGACAAAATCTCCATTGCCGAGGACTTTTTGAAGAAGGCAACGCGACTGCAGGAACCTGTCATAAGGCTGTTggattcattttttgataaaagaGAATCTGTGGAAGCTCATTGTTCCAGATATATTACGTAATAGAAAATGCTGCAGTGGTAACTAATGTGGGTTTatataagagttttttttcaattttagaacgCACAACGTTACTGATGTTTACTACAGTAAATTACACCATAAACCTTTAAGCAAATTAGTTCAGAGGCTGGCCAAAAACTTCAACGTCCCTAAAGAAAGTACCCCCAACGTTCATCGGATGAAATCTTTCGGCGCACTtcaatttttagtgtacaagcGGTATAACGAAAAAAGTTTAAGTAGGTTTTTTAAACTATACAATTTGTTTCAAGAGAATTCAACGATACCCCCTTGTTTTTCCAGATAAAGATTCGTGGGATGAAATGGTACGTGATACAGTTTCAAATCGAGACACTGAACTTCAGCACGAGTTGGTGTACATGTGTTCCAATTCCAATGATCAAGCGGAAGCTGCCAGATGGGCCAAACACTTTCGCATAGAAACAAGAAATCTTCCATTGCTAGTCCAGGATTACCTTGCGCAACAGTAACTTGCAAAATGccagaaaatttcttttattttaaatttgtcttCAATTACAGGAAGACTAGAGCGACCCATCCTTGTCAGACCTTGCCGGACGAGGTTTGGGATGCAGATGAATTGACTAtcagcaaacatattctttCTGTGGATGAATCACACATTCATTTGGTCGATTCGCGGGACAAGTTCTACGCCATGATAACAGATCTTGCTCATCAGTCCATCATTGCATTTGATTCCGAATGGAAACCAACCTTCGGAGGGTCCAACGAATTTGCGCTCATCCAGCTGGCCACCCGAAAGGATATCTACCTGATAGATGTGCAGGCCGCCTGGTTGGAGTCATCTGATTGGGCTTCGCTTGCCAAATCGGTGTTCAATAAAGAGGATGTGCTGAAGTTAGCTTTTGCTCCCTCCACAGATATTGCTATGTTCCAGAAAGCCCTACCAGCATTCTATGGAGCGTACAGCTCCCAGACGCGTTCCACCATTCTGGATTTGCAGGACCTGTGGCGATATGTAGAAACAGTCCGAAACTTTCGCTTTCCATATCATGGTAAGTGCAGACAATCCTCGACAACAgttattcttaaaatttaaatctcgat
Protein-coding sequences here:
- the LOC129759451 gene encoding exonuclease mut-7 homolog, with product MGEPSKSDKGKISFVPAGYDSEDSEDEYNIMPSTSRTPSYGTSTGSGPGSALFPECLEDERIKIVPHIGWHAGLHDRDFDIDLDDSIANWFEGFRENFKTFKRGPIISKQLQMFYMNTQNPFQWALKLFANCPDHNSAKGNSLAYIVIEELATFKQHNNPPTDQLLDDNLRMVAFNFVAKHGHSVLFRLVVDTFELLKRAQMFVPKIWGMLERKQYKEAGQVATDLQLFDEFDEHAFVIPLFLQDKISIAEDFLKKATRLQEPVIRLLDSFFDKRESVEAHCSRYITTHNVTDVYYSKLHHKPLSKLVQRLAKNFNVPKESTPNVHRMKSFGALQFLVYKRYNEKSLNKDSWDEMVRDTVSNRDTELQHELVYMCSNSNDQAEAARWAKHFRIETRNLPLLVQDYLAQQKTRATHPCQTLPDEVWDADELTISKHILSVDESHIHLVDSRDKFYAMITDLAHQSIIAFDSEWKPTFGGSNEFALIQLATRKDIYLIDVQAAWLESSDWASLAKSVFNKEDVLKLAFAPSTDIAMFQKALPAFYGAYSSQTRSTILDLQDLWRYVETVRNFRFPYHEETTNRNLSNLVKLCFGKQLDKSNQFSNWAQRPLRKEQLLYAALDAYCLLEIYDLIDSRLQTLLVDLGEVVDALLNLENRGGNRAARFVEKSGRTNDSPSADGGGRSRNRRHRSKRERDMNNDPGNSGGGEQKPNQQGKNKSSGSFEYRPGPNLKSVYVQDVRFVCDKMLEGLARILRRFGMDTLAIQLGENANRGVFVALEEKRFLLTRGNNFYKFSEYLPPGHCYKVSNDRVEEQLLEVLRYYKVIVRQENIFSRCQLCNCGRFLTARPEDIYCLKYGTLEIPDSFRQTYRKEQVVEPERIKLDRSWVVDQLEERHRLSGLTDAGARIEHSYVSDSVLLQVDVFYICDGCGRCYWDGSHLDNMLAGRLAELLTLEYDD